CAGATGATTGCCTCATCCAAATATTATCCTATGGATTTTACGGCGAGCGAAGTGTTGGCTATGTGGAACTATGGAGAATCCCAACCAACGTATACCACTATTGGTGAACCTTCCCGTACGGCATCTTACTTCGGTCGTTTAAACTATGCTTTCAAAGATCGGTACATGTTCACTTTTACAGCCCGTGCCGACGGAACGAATGTGTTCGCTCCTGAAAACCGTTGGGGATTTTTCCCGGGTATGGCATTGGCATGGCGTATTTCCCAGGAAAAATTTATGAAGCAGACGGAAGACTGGCTGGATAATCTGAAACTTCGTGTGAGTTACGGGTCAGTTGGTAATGCGCGTGTCAATTCATACTGGAGACAGGATTATAAAATGGAATCTTCTGCCAATAGGCAATATTATCTAAATGAAACAGTACAGAGTGCCCTGAAATTGCAGAACACCTTGCGGAACGAGAATCTGACTTGGGAGACGAAGTTATCCTCTAATGTGGGAATAGATGCCAGCCTCTTTAATAGCCGTTTGAATGTGACGGTTGACTTCTATAATGATATAACGAAAGATTTAATCTTACGCATGGATCTTCCTTCAAATTCGGGATATGAATATCAGTATCAGAATGTAGGCCGCAGCACGAACAGGGGAGTTGAACTTACGCTTAGCGGAACGATTATCAATAGTAAAGATTTCTATCTGGGCGCTAACTTCAATATATCATTCAATAAAAATATAGTGAATAAACTGGATGGAACGGCAACCGTATTGAGTGCGCAATCCAACTGGCGACCGGATATCGGCTCTGATGATTTTCGTGCTATTGTAGGTCAGGCGGTAGGACAGATTTATGGATTCGAAGTAGAGGGCTTTTATTCTGTAGACGACTTTACGTTTGATGAGAATACGAAAAAATGGATACTGAATAAAGGGGTAGTAGACGACAGGGCTTTGTTCTCTAACGACTTGCCTAACTTTGGTCCGGGCTTTATCAAACTGAAGGATCAGAATAATGACGGTGTGATTGACGCGGATAATGACCGTAAAGTGATCGGTAGTGTACAGCCAAAGCATATTGGCGGATTCGGGCTGAATGCTGCATGGAGAGGGTTTGACCTGGCGGCTATGTTCAATTGGTCGTATGGTAATAAAGTATATAATGCCAATAAGATTATGGCATCCACTCATACGAATCGTAAATATAATAATATCAGGGATTTTATGAGCCTGGAAAACCGTTGGTCGATTATTGATCCGGAAACGGGTGCCAATGTAATGTATGGTAATGATGCTAATCCGGAGCGCTTTGTTGAAATCAATTCCAAAGCCTCTATCTGGATGCCTATGATGGGGCGTACGCTTGTGACGGACTGGGCGATTGAAGATGGTTCTTTTTTGCGTTGTAGTAACCTGACGTTAGGGTATACGCTTCCGGTTACTGTGACTCGTAAGCTAGGAGTCAAGAATCTGCGCGTGTATGCTACGGCCAATAACCTGTTTTGCTGGACAGCTTATTCCGGACAGGATCCTGAAGTGAGCACACAACGTTCTACCCCTTTGACTCCGGGTGTGGATTATTCTGCATATCCGAAAGCACATTCTTATGTATTCGGTCTTAATGTTACTTTTTAATACTTGAAAAATGAAAATACAGAAACTATTTTTAGCAGTTTTATCCTCCTCTGTGTTATGCACTTCGTGTATGGATAATTTTTTGGATACCGAAAGTCCTTCTATTCCAAGTGATGAGAATCTGTTTAAATCGACAGCTCTGACGGAAGCAGCCCTGATGGGTGTGTATGCGACAATGACGGACACCTATATATATGGTCAGAAACTGTGTGTCAACTGGCAGGGAGCTTCTGACGTGGAGGTTGGCTCGGGTGCGTTTTCTACGGAAAACTATAATTCGACACTTCGTGATGAAGGTGCTGGCAATTTTTATGACGATAATTATAACCGGAATACCAGATGGGACAAACTTTATTATCTGGCAGAATCCGCCACTACTATCGTAGATGGTATACGTCGGTCCACGTTGATGCAATCTACTTCGGACAAGGCTGCCATGCGTAGATATTTAGGAGAGGCATTAGCACTAAAAGCGTTAGGCTATTTTGAACTGATCCGTTATTGGGGAGATGTGCCATATAAAGAGCATGCGTCTGAAAGCGGATTGGGAAATGTCTATATAGGAAAAGTGGATCGTGATATTGTTTATAATTATATCATAGAGGATTTGAAAGAGGCAATTGAATATCTGCCTTGGATGGGAGAAGAATCATATACGGTAGAACGCATGAATAAAGGTTTTGCCAAAGGACTGCTGGCAAAAGTAGCGCTATTTGCCGGAGGATGGTCTGTACGGGATGGAAATCAGTTTCCGGACTTGGAGGTGGAACATCATCCGACCATTCCGGAAATGAACGGATATTTCGTCGGTCGCCCTAAGAATTGGAAAGATTATTATGAGCTGGCTGCCAAACAGTGTGCGGAGATTTTGGGAGCGACTGATAATCCTCATGAGCTTGATCCCAGTTATGAGAATATTTGGTCTACTGTCAATCATCTGGAATACAACAAGTATAATGAAAACCTGTTTGAAGTTGCTTTTGGTGAAGGACAGAATGGAGATGTGGGGGCCACGATGGGATACAACCTGAACAGAGGGGTTTTTAATACCACCCAAGGTATGGGAGGGGCAGGATATGCGGCTACTACTGCTTACTATTTTTATTCATTTGATCCGGCAGACACCCGTCGGGATGTTACTTGTGTTTTCCAGGAATATATCAATGAGAATGGAAAAAATAAGGAAGTTATTCGCTGTAACCCATTAGGAGTGGCTTGTGGTAAATGGCGTTGGTATTGGATGACTGATAATTATATGAAAGTCCGTTTCCCGAAAGCTAATTCACGTATTGCTACTGGTATCAACTGGATTTTGATGCGATATTCAGATATTTACCTGATGTTTGCGGAGGCTCAAAATGTATTGACAGGGCCGGATGCAGTTAGTCCGATTGCTGGTATGTCTCCCCGACAGGCTTTGGAAAAGGTTCGTGAAAGAGCATTTGGTACTGGTGCTCCCGAAATCACGCAGTATGACGCGGATTTCTTCACGGCTATTGTCAATGAACGGGCATGGGAGTTTGGTTGTGAATCTATTCGTCGTCAGGATTTGACACGTTGGGGATTGTTGGCGGAGAAAATAGAAGAGATGAAAATAGGTCTTTGTATGTTGTATGACTACAAGCCGGTGACTATTTTCGGGAAGACTTATCAAGTGGATGAAATACCGAGAAAAATCTATTATAAATATGAAGACTCTGATAATCCGGAATACATTGATATGTCGTCCGTTAATTTCAATGAGGACATGGGAACCGGTACTGCTTCTGCATCAAAAGGACAGTATGAGTGCAACTGGATCAGCATGCAGGTGACATTGAATAAGGATGGTGATATAAATGCAACCCTGAATACTAATTATGTGAAAACAATGGCTAGAATATTGGTTTGCGGTACAGGTCTGAATGCGTCTTACGACTATTCGAATTTGTTTGGCAGGTTGAACTGGGGCGGTGAGGCCGAAGCGGAGTTCCGTAAATATTCTGTTGGTAATGGAGTGTGTAATTATCGCCATGTATTCGCTATTTATTATGAGGATGTCAATAAGACGCAAGGGTATGTTTCTAATTCGTATGGTTATAAATAATTAATGGTAGGAAAAGATGAAAAGACTAGTTAATAGATTATCCGGAGCATGCCTGTATGTACTATTGGCTTTGATAGTGGGTATGTCTTCCTGTGAGGACGATGCCAATGACTGGACAGTTAATAAGAACTATGATGCTTTGTTCCGTCCGTTGACGTTCGATAAGTCGGCTACCGATGCGACTTCGGTTACATTAAGATATTCGCAGATTGTGAATGCAAAAGTCTATATTTTTGAGTTTTATACGGACAGCTTGGAGTTTAATGCGGAAAATTATGTAAGGACAGATACGATTCTGAAAGATACATTGACTGTATTTTCAGAGAGTAATACGCCTATGAGGATGGAATATCGTACTTTGTTTCAGGAGTTCAACGGTTCTACGCAATATTCTGTTCGTATGAAAGGAGAAGATGCGCAGGGAAAGGCAAGCACTTATGTCAGTGTAGCATTTAAAACTCCGGATGAGCAATTATTTACCGGAGTGGAAGTTACAGCTAATTCCGCAACCTTGATATGGGAAGAAACGAACAGAGTAACTCATCTGACGTTGGCTCAAATGGTGGATACGAAATATGGTGAGGAAAAACAGATTGATTTGACTTCGGAAGATATAGCCGCTTGTTCGAAAACACTCTCCGAATTGGAGAATGGAGCGACCTATCGTGTTCGGATTTATAATAATGATGCATTACGTGGTTCGTATGTATTCAAAACACTTGGATTGGGTGGTAGCGAAATCCTTTTTGTGGAGGCTACGGAAACCGGAGTCATTGATTTAAGTACATTGTTATCTAATTTTGTGAAAGAGAAAGAATGTAGCAATGTAACTGTCCAACTTACTCCGGGGGCGGTGTATAAGGTAAGTGAACTAAAGATTCCGGGATTGGATAATATATTATTTACCAGTACGGAAGCTAATGAGAATAATCGTCCACAGCTTATTGTGACTAATAAAATATCATTGGCTTCTCCGATACAGTCTCTGTCATTCGAGTTTGTTTGCCTGAATGGAAATGGCGAGGCCAGTTATATGACGGATTGGAAAAATAGTTCTTATGCCCAGTCTATTTCATTCACAGGCTGTGCTATACAGAACATAAAACGTACGCTTGTACGTATTAGCAACGGAAGTGGTGTGTTCATGACGGATATTACGATTGATAACTGTGTCATATCCGAAGTTGGTACGGACGGATATGGAATGATTAATTTCGGAAAAAATATCGATCAGTTGGAAAAGGTTTCTATAACGAATAGTACATTGATTAATATTGGTGACCAGTTGATGGACGTGAAAGGGGGAATCGGTGATGTGATATTGGAAAATTGTACTTTCTATAATTCTATGGATGCTAAGAAGGAATTGCCTAAAGTTTTCCGTTTTGATAATGCGGCAAGTACTCCGCCTTCTCCGAAATCTGCGACAATGCGGAATTTGATTTTCTCCGGTCCGAACAAAGGAAAGAAAATGAATAGTGGAAATGGTGCTTATGACATTTTGAACTTCTCTGATAATTGTTATATCACCTCCGACCTGCAGGAAGGCAATAACAGGTTTGAAGAAATAACGAGAATAAAACAAAGCTCGGATGACTTGTTCGTTGATCCATTGAACGGTGATTTCCATATTAAACCGGAAGCCGGGTTTGCCGGAACGGGTAATGCTGGTGATCCACGTTGGTATTAATTGATCCTATAATTGTTAGGTATAAAGAATATCATGAAGAATATTGTATTATCAATTTTATTGATGAGTGCCTGTGCAATGATTTATGCACAGGCGGACTCATCGCCTTATCAGGCTATTGTAGCTGTTGATGGTAGTGGAGATTATAAAACGGTTCAGGAAGCAATCAATGCTGTACCTGACGAACAGACGAAACCTTGGTTGATTCTGATAAAGAATGGCTTGTATAATGAGCAGGTGATTATCCCTAAGAATAAGCCATATGTACATTTAATAGGCCAGGATAAGGATAAGACCATTATTTATTTAAACTTGAATGTTGGTAGTAAACTGACCGGTAAAGAAATAGGTGGAAAAACAGCTTATTGGGAACACTCGGTTCATAATCCTTCCTCTCCAGTTTATAAATATGAGGGATCGGTAGTGGTGGTAAAAGGAGACCACTTTTATACGGAAAACATTTCGTATGTGAATGACTGGGGAGTTTTATCAGATAATGGTCCGCAGGCTTTGGCTATGAATAGTCAGGCAGATTGTGCTTCCTTTTATAATTGTAAGTTCCGTTCTTTTCAAGATACTTGGATGACTGCCAATAATGATGTCAGTCGGCACTATGTGAAAGATTGCTGGATAGAAGGCGCGGTAGACTATTTTTATGGTGGTGGTGATGTGTTGCTGGAAAACTGTACGCTTTATAATGTACGGAGTGGAGCAGTAATAGTGGCTCCTTCCCATAAAGATGCCAAATATGGTTATGCTTTTCGTAATTGCATTATAGATGGAAACAGTGAAGCGGCTGACGGACGTTTGAAGTTGGGGCGTCCATGGCATAATAATTCGAAGACGGTGTATATCAATACCATCATGCTTATCCCTGTCGCTGATGAAGGATGGACGAATATGGGAACGGTTCCCGGGATTTTTGCCGAATACAATAGTCGTGATGCACAGGGTAATGTGTTGGATTTAAGTAAACGCAAAACGGAATATCAATATAAAGACCGCCAAACCGGTAAGGAAGTATCGGGTACCTGTCAGGCAACTATAACGAAAGAGGAGGCGGACAAATATACGTACGAAAATATGATTCCGGGTAATGATGGCTGGAATCCGCGTATTATGATGGAGAAATTAGGAAGTCCGCGCAGTCTGGTTTATCAGCATGGCACTCTTAAATGGAACCCTGTGAAGAATGCGATCGGATATATTGTATATGATGGAGAACAGATTCTCGGGACGACTACTGATACCTCTTTTCCGGTGTCGAAAGTGAATTATGCTTTGAAGGTATCTGCCGTGAATCAATATGGAACGCAAGGTAAAAAAGGTGTATTGTAATTGAATATAGAAAACTGGTAAGGAAAGGGGAGGTGCTTATGAGGCATCTCCCTTTCTTTCTTTATATTCTGTAGGAGTGACTCCCATGATTTTTTTGAAGCGCCTGCTAAAGTACTTCGGGTCATTGAAACCGGTCATATAAGCAATTTGGGAGAAACTGTATTCACTTTTTTCAATTAGTTGGGCGGCTCGTTTGATGCGCATTTCACATACGAAATCTACCGGAGTCAGCCCAACAATAGATTTTAATTTTCGGTAGAATACCGTACGGCTTAACATTAGTTTGTTGGCGAAGTCGTCGATGGTGATATCTGTATTGTCCATTTGTTCCTCCATAAACGCCATTACTTGTTGCATGAATTGTTCATCGTATGGAGTCACTTGAGGTTGTGAAGGCTCCCACCCATTTATATGATCTTCTTCTTGAGTATGCTCTGACAGTTTCGATAAATATAGCTCTTGTAACTGTTTACGTTGACGGAGCAGCGACAAAATTCTGGTTTTTAAGTACGTAGAGCTGAATGGTTTGGTAATGTAGTCATCGATGCCTTGTTCCAGTCCTGCTATCCGATCATCTAAAGAAGATTTTGCTGATAGTAATATAATAGGAATATGGCAGGTGTTATGATCGGCTTTGATTGCTTTCACCATGTCTAATCCATCCATGACCGGCATCATGACATCACTGATTATCAGATCCGGAATGTACTGCTGTGCATATTTTAATCCTTCTTTTCCATTTGCTGCTTCGAGAACAGTGTAAGTCTCTGACAGGATATTCCATAGGAAATGACGTAATTCATTGTTGTCTTCGACAATAAGAATGGAAGTTTTTTCATCCTCTGCGTCGGTTTTATTTTCATTCTCTGCGTATGCTGCCTTGAAGGATGTACTATCCGAATCTTCTTCAGTAGCTTGTATCGTCGGTGAATTATTGTCACTGTCGGATAAAATAAATTCGGCTTGTTGATCGTCTGCAAATGCTTTTTCTTCCTTAGGAAGTGTGACAATGAATTCACTTCCACTTCCCGGCTCGCTTTTCACTTGGATATTTCCGTGATGTAATTCTATTAATTCGCGTACCAGTGAAAGCCCAATGCCGGATGAGGGCTGCAAGATATTGTATTGTGCCAGTGTTTCAAATCGATAAAATAGGGATTGTTGCTTTTCGGGAGCAATGCCAATACCTTCATCAGATACGGAGATGGTGACTTGCTCCGAACCTGTTATCATATTTACCGTTACTTTCTTGCCGTTCGGTGTATATTTGAAGGCATTTGAAAGTAGATTGAAGAATATCTTTTCAAATTTGTCACGGTCTACCCATGCGTATATTTTGTCTGTATTAGTTTGAAGTTGGAAATCAATTCTCTTTTCTTTTGCTATAAGGTGGAAGCTTTCCATTATCTTCTGTAATTGGGAAACGAGTTCTGTCTTTTCTACCAACACTTTCATCTTCTTATTTTGGATTTTGCGGAAATCCAGTAGTTGATTGACCAGACGAAGCATACGTTCTGTGTTTTTATGTACCAAATTTAGATGTTCCCGAACTGTCGGAGAGATTGTTTCATGCGCTAGAATTTCTGATACAGGGCTGGATATTAAAGTTAAAGGAGTGCGTAATTCATGTGAAATATCAGTGAAGAAGCGTAATTTGATATTGGATAAATGTTGTTCCAAGTCAACCTGATGCCGCAAACGGTAGATATAGAACAGAATGTATACAATGATAGTAGTGAATAACACGAACATGACAATATAGAATAACCATGCCCAGTATGTTTCCCAAAAAGTGGGTAAAACATGAATGGGGAGAGTGCGTATATTATCGGTCCATACTCCGTCGCTATTGCTGGAACGGATTTGCAGTTGATATTCTCCGGCAGGTAAATTTATGTATGTTGCAGAGCGGTTATTACCGGCTTCGTTCCATTCTTCTTCCAGACCTTGCAGGCGATAAGCGTATTCGATGGCATCGGGATTTACATAATCAATGGCTGCAAATTGAAAGGTGACATTACGTTCCGAAGGATTTAGTTCCAGTTCTTTTATGTCATCAAGCGCTACATGAAGTTGACTTCCTTGTATTTTGAGTCCGGTAAATACAATAGGAGGTACATAAGAACTTTTTTTCATTTGTTCTGTGTTGATTTCAAGTATCCCTTGATTGGTTCCGAGAACGATTTTCTTTTGACTGGTTAGTGTGGGAACTGCTTCGGTGAGGTTCAGTTCTCTCTGAAAGTAATTACTTCCATAATTCTCAAATGTTCCTTGTTGTGGATTGAATTTGGATATGGTGTTTTCGGAGATTACCCATAATTGTTTTTGAGTATCTTCGAGCATTGAAAGTACCAAATCAGAAGCTAATCCGTCTTTGATTGTATAACTTTTGAATTGTATATCTTCCGTGAGTAGATTTTTAGAGATAATCTGGCTGATTCCTCCGGTGAATGTTATTACATAAGTGTTTTTTCGACTGTCAGTAAATATTTGCATGACATCATTACTGCTAAGGCTGGAATCTACGTTAGGGATACGGTTGCTATGATAGAACTTAATTTCTTCTGGCTGATCGAACTTATTGGAGAATGTAAGTAAACCATTGGTTGTGCCAATCAATAACACTCCGTTGGGGGCTTCTGCGATATGTCTTATTTTGAGTGAAGTAGAAACAGGATAGTTTTTCAGCCGGTTGCCGCTATGGATAAAGTTGGTAGAACCATCAGGTGCGTGTGATAATAGGTTGAGACCACCTCCATAACATGCGATCCATATATTGTCATGGCTATCCTGAATAATACTATAGACACTATTGTTACTTAAACTGTATGTATCTTGTGGCTGATGGACGAATTGTTGTAAAAGATAGGAGTGCTCATTTTTCTTCTTTAGAAGGATGAGGCCGTCTTTTTTGGTTCCCATCCATATATTTCCTTGTTTATCTTCCATAAAACAGTACACACTTTTTCCGAAAGTAACCTCTTGAGGGGTGATTATGCCCTGTGGAGAAAGGTAGCCTTCTAATGTCCCATCCGGACGGTAAATTCTGACGTTTCCCTTTTTGGAAGCAACCCAGAGACGTTTCTGTTTGTCGGCAAGAAAAGCACGTATTTCCAATCCATTGTCTATGGGACGTATTTTGTATTTATTGGGATAGAAAGATATTTTGTCTACGCCCCGGTCATTGGTAATCCATACATTCTGTTGCCGGTCGGTATAATAATAACGAATAGAGGGGGCAAATAGGGAAGCGGGATTATTTTCATCTGCAAAGTATAGTTTCAGTTGATTACTGTCGCGGTCATAATAGCATAAATGCCCTTTTTGAGGACTCATCCATAGTGTGCCTTCATGGTCTTCAAAGATCATGTACCGGTTGTCGCGTTCATATTGGATTAGGTTTTGTATAGGAGCTGTGAAGTGCTGCTTATCTCCTGTTTTCAGATTTAGCTTTATCACACCGGAGGTATTGGCAAAGATCCAGACTTCTCCGGTTTTGTCCTGATAAAAAAAATGAGCTTCATTGGATGGCTGGGTGGCTGTCTGTATATTAAAATGCTGGAATTTTTTCTTTTCTGTATCGTATGTTATAAATCCGTTGTCAGTTCCTAAGCCGATCCTGTCATTAGAAGGGGAAATGGAAGATATGGAATAGATATCTGTGACAGGACATGGTAGCTCCTGGAATTTTATATTTCCGTTCTTGGGATCATATATTGCGATTTTTCCGGAAGTTGAGATAAGATATATTCTCTTATTATATTCTTTGACCATTTTGAACGGATAATCGCTGTTGATTCGTTTTTTCCCGATGATGGTTACTCCCTTATCTGTCATGATCCATTCGTCCCCGTCGGAATCTTCGTAAATGTCGAATATCTTGTTTCCTTTTAAATTTTGGTTGAAACTGCTGTATAAAATGATATCTTTTCCTTCTTTGCAGGTTTGCTCATTGATTCTGAAAGCATAACCTTGTTCGCAGGTGATCCATGTAATCCCTTTATTTAAGGTATAGATATTGCTGACTGTGTTGGTCTGTTGCAGGGATGATTCAATAGGAAGGAGTATGTCAATAAATTTTTCTGTTTGAATATCAAATAGATATGCACGGTTATCATAAGATTTGCACCATATATCTCCGTCTTTGCTTTCTGTAATATAAGAGAAACGGTTGGTCGTTAAAGTACAGCCGTCTCCCGGAAATGCTTTGTAATTTTTAAATGTGTATCCGTCGAATTTGTTTAGTCCATTCCAGGTGGCGAACCAAAGAAATCCTTTTCTGTCTTGCATTATATTCACTACTACTCCTTGTGAAAGACCACTGTTGACAGAGAAGTGTTTAATCTGACAAAGCGGTTGAGCAGCCACGGTCAGACTGGTATATAAACATAAAAGAAATGCATAGAATGTTTTCATTATATTCTTTTTTATGTGTAGAGCAAAAATAGATAAAACTGGATTAAAAAGGAAATATAAAACCGTGATTGAACATAAAATGCACGCTTTTGCATATTTAATCCACCTGTCTATCCTCTATCAAGCACAATTATTACCCTATAAGGGGAGAAGATACCTCGTACTTTTGTTTTGACAATTAGAACTGGTAATATTTTAAATGAAAACTATAAATGAAATGTCTATTTATTTGTGTGGTAGGACTTGTTGTAGCTGCAACCGCATGGTCTCGTACCTTTAACATGAAGGAGCTTGGAGCTGATCCCCGAGGTATTGAATCTTGTACGGGGTTAATAAACCAAACGATTGAAAAAGCATCTTTTGAAGGAGGAGGAACAATTTATTTTCCGGCAGGTGTTTATTTGACAGCCACTATTCACATGAAAAGTAATATAACTTTGTATGTGGAGTCCGGAGCTGTTCTTCGTTTCTCTGATCGCTTTGAAGATTATCTTCCTTTTGTGAAGA
The Bacteroides luhongzhouii DNA segment above includes these coding regions:
- a CDS encoding DUF5123 domain-containing protein, with protein sequence MKRLVNRLSGACLYVLLALIVGMSSCEDDANDWTVNKNYDALFRPLTFDKSATDATSVTLRYSQIVNAKVYIFEFYTDSLEFNAENYVRTDTILKDTLTVFSESNTPMRMEYRTLFQEFNGSTQYSVRMKGEDAQGKASTYVSVAFKTPDEQLFTGVEVTANSATLIWEETNRVTHLTLAQMVDTKYGEEKQIDLTSEDIAACSKTLSELENGATYRVRIYNNDALRGSYVFKTLGLGGSEILFVEATETGVIDLSTLLSNFVKEKECSNVTVQLTPGAVYKVSELKIPGLDNILFTSTEANENNRPQLIVTNKISLASPIQSLSFEFVCLNGNGEASYMTDWKNSSYAQSISFTGCAIQNIKRTLVRISNGSGVFMTDITIDNCVISEVGTDGYGMINFGKNIDQLEKVSITNSTLINIGDQLMDVKGGIGDVILENCTFYNSMDAKKELPKVFRFDNAASTPPSPKSATMRNLIFSGPNKGKKMNSGNGAYDILNFSDNCYITSDLQEGNNRFEEITRIKQSSDDLFVDPLNGDFHIKPEAGFAGTGNAGDPRWY
- a CDS encoding RagB/SusD family nutrient uptake outer membrane protein; translation: MKIQKLFLAVLSSSVLCTSCMDNFLDTESPSIPSDENLFKSTALTEAALMGVYATMTDTYIYGQKLCVNWQGASDVEVGSGAFSTENYNSTLRDEGAGNFYDDNYNRNTRWDKLYYLAESATTIVDGIRRSTLMQSTSDKAAMRRYLGEALALKALGYFELIRYWGDVPYKEHASESGLGNVYIGKVDRDIVYNYIIEDLKEAIEYLPWMGEESYTVERMNKGFAKGLLAKVALFAGGWSVRDGNQFPDLEVEHHPTIPEMNGYFVGRPKNWKDYYELAAKQCAEILGATDNPHELDPSYENIWSTVNHLEYNKYNENLFEVAFGEGQNGDVGATMGYNLNRGVFNTTQGMGGAGYAATTAYYFYSFDPADTRRDVTCVFQEYINENGKNKEVIRCNPLGVACGKWRWYWMTDNYMKVRFPKANSRIATGINWILMRYSDIYLMFAEAQNVLTGPDAVSPIAGMSPRQALEKVRERAFGTGAPEITQYDADFFTAIVNERAWEFGCESIRRQDLTRWGLLAEKIEEMKIGLCMLYDYKPVTIFGKTYQVDEIPRKIYYKYEDSDNPEYIDMSSVNFNEDMGTGTASASKGQYECNWISMQVTLNKDGDINATLNTNYVKTMARILVCGTGLNASYDYSNLFGRLNWGGEAEAEFRKYSVGNGVCNYRHVFAIYYEDVNKTQGYVSNSYGYK
- a CDS encoding SusC/RagA family TonB-linked outer membrane protein, producing MDVQRHLFLRRCFAYICCLLLCFITATTVYAQKVSVKGTVVDTNGDAIIGASVKVLKKSSVGTITDLDGNFTLSVPEDATKLEISFVGMKSVVATVKPGKHLKVVLEEDNQTLDEVVVVGYGTSRRGDLTGAISSVSEKVLKDIPITSAAAAITGKLAGVNVVATDGSPDATIQITVRGGGSITQDNSPLYIVDGFQVSNINDIPPGDIQSIDVLKDASSTAIYGAKGANGVILVTTKSGKAGKTEISFNAHWGVSNVYNLTGVLSPYEYYCYQKELDPGTSLTSSINSMYGRWDDRNIYRSVEGKNWQDKVYGNTGFKQSYNVGITGGTDATLRYNLSYTRDDEKYIMLNSNYVRDNLSVKMDKKLSNKLKFEFSSRLTRMVIDGAGTNGGKLRDAVLFSPINSLASIDAGDALGGEIDYSDDALLSSLNDPVYNTVNEYKKQNQFSMTYNAGFNWEIVKGLTYQLKGSYAYTYNYTDNVWLKKTGESSSNAGQPVAKRTDEKGARWNLQNILSYRFSLKKNHRLDLMAGHEMVSNYRNQMIASSKYYPMDFTASEVLAMWNYGESQPTYTTIGEPSRTASYFGRLNYAFKDRYMFTFTARADGTNVFAPENRWGFFPGMALAWRISQEKFMKQTEDWLDNLKLRVSYGSVGNARVNSYWRQDYKMESSANRQYYLNETVQSALKLQNTLRNENLTWETKLSSNVGIDASLFNSRLNVTVDFYNDITKDLILRMDLPSNSGYEYQYQNVGRSTNRGVELTLSGTIINSKDFYLGANFNISFNKNIVNKLDGTATVLSAQSNWRPDIGSDDFRAIVGQAVGQIYGFEVEGFYSVDDFTFDENTKKWILNKGVVDDRALFSNDLPNFGPGFIKLKDQNNDGVIDADNDRKVIGSVQPKHIGGFGLNAAWRGFDLAAMFNWSYGNKVYNANKIMASTHTNRKYNNIRDFMSLENRWSIIDPETGANVMYGNDANPERFVEINSKASIWMPMMGRTLVTDWAIEDGSFLRCSNLTLGYTLPVTVTRKLGVKNLRVYATANNLFCWTAYSGQDPEVSTQRSTPLTPGVDYSAYPKAHSYVFGLNVTF
- a CDS encoding pectinesterase family protein, which gives rise to MKNIVLSILLMSACAMIYAQADSSPYQAIVAVDGSGDYKTVQEAINAVPDEQTKPWLILIKNGLYNEQVIIPKNKPYVHLIGQDKDKTIIYLNLNVGSKLTGKEIGGKTAYWEHSVHNPSSPVYKYEGSVVVVKGDHFYTENISYVNDWGVLSDNGPQALAMNSQADCASFYNCKFRSFQDTWMTANNDVSRHYVKDCWIEGAVDYFYGGGDVLLENCTLYNVRSGAVIVAPSHKDAKYGYAFRNCIIDGNSEAADGRLKLGRPWHNNSKTVYINTIMLIPVADEGWTNMGTVPGIFAEYNSRDAQGNVLDLSKRKTEYQYKDRQTGKEVSGTCQATITKEEADKYTYENMIPGNDGWNPRIMMEKLGSPRSLVYQHGTLKWNPVKNAIGYIVYDGEQILGTTTDTSFPVSKVNYALKVSAVNQYGTQGKKGVL